CCATAAAAACCAGTACTCCAGAAGATTCCAGCAGGTTTGCCAGCCAGTGCTTGAGATGCCCATAACCCACCAGTGGCATCAAAGAAGGCCTTGAGCTGGCTTGGCATCATGCCAAAACGAGAAGGAAAACCAAATATCAAACCATCAGCCTCTACAAGTTGTTCTGGCCTTATGTCTGGTACATCATTTGGTTTAGAAGGGGCTTTCAACTTTTCCAATATTAGGTCAGAAAGCATCTCAGGTACCTGTTTTCACAAACCAAAAACAAACTATCAACTGAAATTGAAGggatcaaattgaaaaaattgcAAACTCAAAACTGAAATTGCTGCCATTAGAGATTCGTTTTCAAGATTTCCATAACAGATAACCAAAACCACAATTTAGCATCAGGGGACCTGTCATCCAAAACAGAAACTTGCACATTATAACTGATAGAAAGAATTACCCGCCAGAGTGTTGCTTCAACACCTTCAACTGCAGAAGCCCCTCTTAGCACTTCTCTTGCCATGGTGTCCACATGTCCATACAAAGAGTAATACCTACAGAGATTGATGCAACACCTCAAGGTCATCAAACTATAAAATTGAAGAGTATGATTGATGAATGTTTCAGCTAGAATATGAATGATAAAAGAATTCAACTAAAGTAGCAGTTGAAAATATCCTTACACAATGTAGACCTTAGTGACAGCCATTTTTTATCTGTTAGCGTTTGATCAGCTTTAGAAAAATGGGGTGTGCTCCAGGATAAAGGGATAAACAACTAGCAAATTGAGCAATGGAATTCCAAGGTGTGATTATttcagaagaaagaagaatagaAAGATGAAATCATCTGAAATTCATTATCTACAAAAAATTTAGGCAAGGTTATGGTATGGACAGTACAAGCCACAGAAACCTATGAATTGAATTGAGATGATGGAACAGAGAGGCGTGTATTGAAACCTGACAAAGAAAGTgacatcaaatatatcaaatatttaaataaatataaaatgcaCTAAAACTTTTTGCAATCGCCTTTATGAGGCGCAtaatcttttcaaatttaatctATTTCATTGTCGTTTATTATCATTTTCTgtaacattatataaaaaaatacatcattattattttctttagtgtgtatattatcaaaattattatttcttgatcaatacaaaattaatttattatttaattaagtaattGAATAAcctttgtttaattttaaacaataaattaataatttttacttaattttttaatgtcttttttataaaattgtatatagttttatactacgttattttaatatattttaacattgtttttgtaaaattatatatttctgtAATTCTACTATTTTAatgtgataaaaatataaatgttttttctaCTGGtaattagtaaatatattttcttttataatctttttttacAATGTATAAATTTTACCATTCTATTTTTTACTGGCAAAAATGCATGTGTATATGtctatacatttttattttattaatattatattattttaaaaatataattttatcaaaataatatatagctaaaaatgtcttttatttatacaataatatataactaaaaaggatgatataattattttgtcaCTATTCTTTTCTAtatgcattattattattattattattctcctTTAAATTAAGCTAGAGTTATCCACAATAAAAACctagaataaaattttagaaactaataaaaataatttatatttataattgttttttcaataattatgacaaaaaaattattttttaattttattactaaaagaaataaataaacacaaatacACATACTTACACATATTTTAGCTAATAttgatagttttattttttattaaattaaaacagttttattatgtaaaaaatatataattcaacatCTCTATTGCATAATCCTTAaactaaaaaagtaaaaatttagaTACTGTAACaccataaaatattatttaggatACTATAAATCCATTAAAAGATTTGTACAAATATTgtagtaatttaaattataacctaaacatatattaattatatatatatatggtttgctAACGCATGTATGCTTGTTGTtcagttgatacattttagctaccgggttttagtagacaaaaataaccttatatatatcatgaattctaagtttaaaagttaagggtattttaataattttcattctcaaaactaaaaaaagaaacccccaaacccttattcacctctctcattcctcttaaccctttctctttcatctctctcatttcaacattttctctatcgtagccccaattgaaaaaaaaaatcagaaacattcgctgttaaacaatttcttacaaaaaattattttataatgagttttcattttataatttttgtcttatataactttatctaattttcaaattttcacaCGCATAATAACATCcaaagaaattggtaattggcttggaaaaaataaaaaacactcgcggttaaacaatttcttaaataaatgattttataatttttgtcttatctaattttcacaagcataatgacatagGAAATAATTGGTAATTGGCTTAGAgagtttttttagagatgatgattcaacatctgtagatgatgaaattagagaggttagtgaagatgatgaaattgaagagatcttgaataaACCTTTGTCTGAAGGCGAATATgccaatgactcaactctttacaaaggcaaattgtttaacgacgaatgtttctgattttttcactTGAGGCTACAGTAGggtgacagagaaa
This window of the Vigna angularis cultivar LongXiaoDou No.4 chromosome 7, ASM1680809v1, whole genome shotgun sequence genome carries:
- the LOC108344859 gene encoding probable NAD(P)H dehydrogenase (quinone) FQR1-like 3, translated to MAVTKVYIVYYSLYGHVDTMAREVLRGASAVEGVEATLWRVPEMLSDLILEKLKAPSKPNDVPDIRPEQLVEADGLIFGFPSRFGMMPSQLKAFFDATGGLWASQALAGKPAGIFWSTGFYGGGQELSALTAITQLAHHGMLFVPLGYTFGRGMFEMDEVKGGSAFGAGTFAGDGSRQPTELELQQAFYQGKYIAEVTKKLKG